The following proteins come from a genomic window of Ilumatobacter coccineus YM16-304:
- a CDS encoding DUF6576 domain-containing protein: MSQYFSAMFRRRPNEGWFRVSRYDATTVDILCALAVFSMFVYGASLTAFSKLLFFAPDVRESFQVWRLVTWPIATQPELFSLIGVVFFWVFGQQLEGLFGRNRFLAWVLGVALVPSVLLTILGTFSDTLDFGSVNFGLSTLFLCGIWVYAGTYPNVRWFEIMPLWGLAAIFTGLNLLQYSGNRAGGQIIFMLSAIAAGLSIGRSLGLATAWPIPHVPLGGSPGASSGRRGGGGRVPKPKKRPKSRDLGPRVVEGPWKGADQPAPTGPPTRPPASPADQAELDGLLDKIGGQGMDALSGEEKARLNELSKRLRNR, translated from the coding sequence ATGTCGCAGTACTTCTCCGCCATGTTCCGTCGCCGCCCGAACGAGGGGTGGTTCCGCGTCAGCCGCTACGACGCCACCACGGTCGACATCCTGTGTGCGCTCGCCGTGTTCTCGATGTTCGTCTACGGTGCCAGCCTCACGGCGTTCAGCAAGCTGCTCTTCTTCGCCCCCGACGTCCGCGAGAGCTTCCAGGTCTGGCGCCTGGTCACGTGGCCGATCGCCACCCAGCCCGAACTCTTCTCGCTGATCGGCGTCGTGTTCTTCTGGGTGTTCGGCCAGCAACTCGAAGGCCTGTTCGGCCGCAATCGGTTCCTCGCCTGGGTGCTCGGCGTCGCCCTCGTCCCGTCGGTGCTGCTGACCATCCTGGGCACGTTCTCCGACACGCTCGACTTCGGCAGTGTCAACTTTGGTCTGAGCACGCTGTTCCTGTGCGGTATCTGGGTGTACGCCGGCACGTACCCCAACGTCCGATGGTTCGAGATCATGCCGCTGTGGGGGCTCGCCGCGATCTTCACCGGCCTCAACCTGCTCCAGTACTCGGGCAACCGCGCCGGCGGTCAGATCATCTTCATGCTCTCGGCCATCGCTGCCGGGCTCAGCATCGGTCGTTCGCTCGGTCTCGCCACGGCGTGGCCGATCCCCCACGTTCCGCTCGGCGGTTCACCCGGCGCGTCGAGTGGCCGTCGTGGCGGTGGTGGTCGTGTGCCGAAACCCAAGAAGCGACCGAAGTCGCGCGATCTCGGGCCGCGTGTCGTCGAAGGCCCGTGGAAAGGTGCCGATCAGCCGGCGCCCACTGGTCCGCCGACCCGACCGCCGGCGTCGCCGGCCGACCAGGCCGAACTCGACGGTCTGCTCGACAAGATCGGCGGGCAGGGCATGGACGCGCTCTCGGGCGAAGAGAAGGCTCGCCTCAACGAACTCAGCAAGCGCCTGCGCAACCGCTGA
- a CDS encoding MFS transporter, with translation MTVGADISTGFGSLEPSERARLQHRTLWSLRFAQVPGQAAVAGMVAVVSLLASDMLGSDRLAGLGSASFTLGAAATSIPLAAYMRRRGRRPGLARALLLGSLGAGVAALGGETRLFPIFLLGMVAFGAGQAATLQQRYVAADLAEPEHAGTAIAAIVWVGTLGAVFGPLLTPAAKALGRGIGLDELVGPFVVGAVLLAIAAVVVTVRLRPDPLEVLGAVDPDAQRVRPLQQIRTSSSVIASSAGARLGLAAMAISQAAMVGVMTMTPPHMKDHDHGDLSAYVIALHIVGMYGLAPVVGRFTDRVGTNQAIRLGAVVLGLGTVSTVMAGYVPALMFVGLFFLGLGWNIGLIAGSTLLTGSVPAAAKVEVQGTADLTMSVCGATAAFGSGFVKESFGFHLLANGAAVLAGCLLVAAWVAAARAPSTAS, from the coding sequence GTGACCGTCGGCGCCGACATCTCCACCGGGTTCGGTTCGCTCGAGCCCTCCGAGCGGGCGCGCCTGCAGCATCGCACGCTGTGGTCACTGCGCTTCGCGCAGGTGCCGGGCCAGGCGGCGGTGGCCGGGATGGTCGCGGTGGTGTCGCTGCTGGCGAGCGACATGCTCGGCTCCGACCGCCTCGCCGGGCTCGGGAGTGCCTCGTTCACGCTCGGCGCCGCGGCGACGTCGATTCCACTCGCGGCCTACATGCGTCGTCGCGGTCGTCGGCCGGGGCTCGCGAGGGCGCTGTTGCTCGGATCGCTCGGCGCCGGCGTGGCCGCGCTGGGCGGCGAGACCAGACTGTTCCCGATCTTCCTGCTCGGCATGGTGGCGTTCGGAGCGGGCCAGGCGGCAACCCTGCAACAGCGCTATGTGGCCGCCGACCTCGCCGAACCCGAACACGCCGGCACGGCGATCGCGGCGATCGTCTGGGTCGGCACGCTCGGCGCGGTGTTCGGGCCGCTGCTGACCCCGGCCGCGAAGGCGCTGGGGCGAGGCATCGGGCTCGACGAGTTGGTGGGACCGTTCGTCGTGGGGGCCGTGTTGCTCGCCATCGCCGCAGTGGTCGTCACCGTCCGGCTGCGGCCCGATCCGCTCGAGGTGCTCGGCGCCGTCGACCCCGACGCCCAGCGAGTCAGGCCGCTCCAGCAGATCCGCACGTCGAGTTCGGTGATCGCGTCGTCGGCCGGCGCTCGACTCGGGCTCGCGGCGATGGCGATCTCGCAGGCAGCGATGGTCGGCGTGATGACGATGACTCCGCCGCACATGAAAGACCACGACCACGGCGACTTGTCGGCGTACGTCATCGCGCTGCACATCGTGGGGATGTACGGCCTGGCCCCGGTGGTCGGCCGTTTCACCGACCGCGTCGGCACGAACCAGGCGATTCGGCTCGGTGCGGTCGTGCTCGGGCTCGGAACGGTGAGCACCGTCATGGCGGGCTATGTGCCGGCGTTGATGTTCGTCGGGCTGTTCTTCCTCGGACTCGGCTGGAACATCGGGCTCATCGCCGGTTCGACGCTGCTGACCGGGTCGGTACCCGCAGCGGCGAAGGTGGAGGTGCAGGGCACCGCCGATCTGACGATGAGCGTCTGCGGCGCGACTGCGGCGTTCGGCTCCGGGTTCGTGAAGGAGTCGTTCGGATTCCACCTGCTCGCAAACGGTGCGGCGGTGTTGGCCGGCTGCCTGCTGGTGGCCGCGTGGGTCGCCGCGGCGCGTGCACCGTCGACCGCATCTTGA
- a CDS encoding sensor domain-containing protein, with protein MDDQVAEAGGLQEATKGSEVPEMSTLASLPVPVIVTKLPGREIVFANAACQEALGRTGEQFRGLTVDDITAPEDRPHVDAVIADVRERGVVVEKAYLHGDGSIRRMHLHAITVSGFTGYAVALLFDITKTSRSLGRLKLLAEAAALVPGADIGIDTISATVASMATEHLGSEVEVVWFDEPKSILEDGSSEPVRVGDRLRCPIVVTDNVMGEVRVTSSAPDGDEFDDELLCLESLAHCLAGASSVAALDASLRRAELFERGFEAASVGLQIVDEDGVFLRVNRSFATMIGRKREELVGLHWTAVTHPDDIAMHEDGEVRRRLDRGDGAMYRDVKRYVTADGSIKFGDITITSVTGNPKTDMPFRLVQVVDVTEQIRSLNDLAAARRDLMASELRYRSLVEPAPDAVLRIGADGIVADANASAERIFEFDASVGAPVSDLLPAVFADEVAAMVRTVMVTGAQDQIDRQRLRLGDGTSRWFLTRIVAEDSTGTSPTAHVVMSDITQMVEHEERLSAMARVDAVTGVANRVALYERLEVALAALGESTDTCVAVAAIGLDHFKTVNDSFGHAFGDEAIRLFARAVDATLGPDDMFGRLGGDEFLLVLDNQPTEDDAKRVVERLVDMITPLELVADDGRTISLSASLGLVVVTSADDVDDVIEMADSALLEAKRTGRGRLKVAGASSGDGASAPSLRVQLLDLLDADSRGEFELLYQPIIGADGRVRSVEALIRWNHPDRGQLTPDHFIDALIHSGRIEGVGRWVVSTAVRQIEEWDAIGLGGLSININVSPGELAHPGFCSHLRTTIAESSIDPSRIRIEITELALAGTFVPTAMLDDLSNIGARIVLDDFGTGVSSLSHLRVKSLSGIKIDKSFLRHAADNIVDRGIVEGMIALAHNIGVDVTVEGVETRDQAHWLASTGCEAMQGWLFSRAVSATDVPNIAAQRFDMPHSEV; from the coding sequence ATGGACGATCAAGTGGCGGAGGCCGGTGGGCTTCAAGAAGCGACGAAGGGCTCGGAAGTGCCCGAGATGTCGACGCTCGCGTCGCTCCCTGTCCCGGTCATCGTCACCAAGCTGCCGGGTCGTGAAATCGTCTTCGCCAACGCCGCATGCCAGGAAGCTCTCGGGCGAACCGGCGAACAGTTCCGCGGGCTGACGGTCGACGACATCACCGCTCCGGAGGACCGTCCACACGTCGACGCCGTCATCGCCGACGTCCGCGAGCGCGGCGTAGTCGTCGAGAAGGCCTACCTGCACGGCGATGGCTCGATCCGACGGATGCACCTGCACGCCATCACGGTGTCTGGTTTCACGGGATATGCCGTCGCGCTCCTGTTCGACATCACCAAGACGAGCCGGTCGCTCGGCCGCCTCAAGCTGCTGGCCGAGGCCGCAGCGCTGGTGCCCGGCGCCGACATCGGCATCGACACCATCTCCGCCACCGTCGCCTCCATGGCGACCGAGCACCTCGGCTCCGAGGTCGAAGTCGTCTGGTTCGACGAGCCGAAGTCGATCCTGGAAGACGGCTCGTCCGAACCGGTCCGCGTCGGTGACCGTCTGCGCTGCCCGATCGTCGTGACCGACAACGTGATGGGAGAGGTGCGAGTCACCTCGTCGGCCCCGGACGGAGACGAGTTCGACGACGAGTTGCTGTGCCTCGAGTCGCTGGCGCACTGCCTGGCCGGTGCGTCGTCGGTCGCCGCGCTCGACGCGTCGCTGCGCAGAGCCGAACTGTTCGAGCGCGGGTTCGAGGCGGCCTCGGTCGGGTTGCAGATCGTCGACGAGGACGGTGTGTTCCTGCGCGTCAATCGCTCCTTCGCGACCATGATCGGCCGGAAGCGTGAGGAACTCGTTGGGCTGCACTGGACAGCAGTCACGCATCCCGACGACATAGCCATGCACGAAGACGGTGAGGTGCGCCGTCGGCTGGATCGTGGCGACGGGGCGATGTACCGCGACGTCAAGCGCTACGTGACCGCTGACGGGTCGATCAAGTTCGGCGACATCACGATCACATCGGTCACGGGCAACCCGAAAACCGACATGCCGTTCAGGTTGGTGCAGGTCGTCGATGTCACCGAACAGATCCGATCACTCAACGATCTGGCAGCCGCCCGCCGAGACCTGATGGCGAGCGAACTCCGGTATCGATCGCTGGTCGAGCCGGCTCCCGACGCCGTGCTCCGGATCGGCGCAGACGGGATCGTGGCCGATGCGAACGCCTCGGCCGAGCGCATCTTCGAGTTCGACGCGTCCGTCGGCGCGCCCGTCTCCGACCTGCTTCCGGCAGTGTTCGCCGACGAGGTCGCCGCGATGGTGCGGACCGTCATGGTGACCGGTGCGCAAGACCAGATCGACCGTCAGCGGCTGCGACTCGGCGACGGTACGAGCCGTTGGTTCCTCACGAGGATCGTCGCCGAAGACTCGACCGGCACGTCGCCGACGGCACACGTGGTGATGAGCGACATCACGCAGATGGTCGAACACGAGGAGCGTCTGTCGGCGATGGCCCGCGTCGACGCCGTGACCGGGGTCGCGAACCGGGTGGCGCTGTACGAGCGCCTCGAGGTCGCGCTCGCCGCACTCGGCGAGTCCACCGACACATGTGTGGCGGTCGCAGCGATCGGACTCGACCACTTCAAGACGGTCAACGACTCGTTCGGCCACGCCTTCGGCGACGAAGCGATTCGACTCTTCGCCAGAGCCGTCGATGCCACCCTGGGGCCCGACGACATGTTCGGCCGGCTCGGCGGAGACGAGTTCCTCCTCGTGCTCGACAACCAGCCGACCGAGGACGACGCCAAGCGGGTCGTCGAACGACTGGTCGACATGATCACGCCGCTCGAGCTGGTAGCCGACGATGGCCGAACCATCTCACTGTCGGCGAGCCTCGGGCTCGTCGTGGTCACGTCGGCCGACGACGTCGACGACGTCATCGAAATGGCCGACAGCGCGTTGCTCGAGGCGAAGCGGACGGGGCGTGGTCGCCTGAAGGTGGCGGGGGCCTCGTCGGGAGACGGCGCGAGCGCACCATCGCTGCGCGTCCAGTTGCTCGATCTGCTCGACGCCGACAGCCGCGGGGAATTCGAGTTGCTCTATCAGCCGATCATCGGAGCCGACGGCCGCGTTCGGTCGGTCGAGGCACTGATCCGTTGGAATCATCCCGACCGCGGGCAGCTCACGCCCGATCACTTCATCGACGCGCTGATCCATTCCGGGCGGATCGAGGGGGTCGGACGCTGGGTCGTTTCCACAGCGGTCCGGCAGATCGAGGAGTGGGACGCGATCGGCCTGGGCGGTCTGTCGATCAACATCAACGTGTCACCCGGCGAACTCGCTCACCCTGGGTTCTGTTCGCACCTGCGAACCACCATCGCCGAGTCGAGCATCGACCCGAGCCGGATTCGCATCGAGATCACCGAACTCGCGCTCGCCGGCACCTTCGTGCCCACGGCGATGCTCGACGACCTCTCCAACATCGGCGCTCGCATCGTCCTCGACGACTTCGGCACCGGGGTGTCGTCGCTCAGCCACCTCCGCGTCAAGTCACTGAGCGGCATCAAGATCGACAAGTCGTTCCTGCGCCACGCCGCCGACAACATCGTCGATCGCGGCATCGTCGAAGGCATGATCGCATTGGCGCACAACATCGGGGTCGACGTCACGGTCGAGGGCGTCGAGACGCGAGACCAAGCCCACTGGCTGGCGAGCACGGGGTGCGAGGCGATGCAGGGGTGGCTGTTCAGCCGAGCCGTCTCGGCCACCGACGTGCCGAACATCGCAGCGCAGCGCTTCGACATGCCCCACTCCGAGGTCTGA
- the uvrC gene encoding excinuclease ABC subunit UvrC has product MKRPAAGTIPDEPGSYQFKDRHGRVIYVGKASSLRQRLSNYFQNPKNLHPRTAQMVETAETVEWTIVRNEVEALMLEYSLIKEHDPRFNVRLRDDKSYPFLAVTADDQWPRAVVMRGRKKKGTRYYGPYAHAYAIRDTLDLLLRSFPIRTCSQNKFNEHERLGRPCLLFHIEKCAGPCVGEIEEMEYRQLVTELCQFLDGDTDEIVDRLEADMREAATSLEFEQAARLRDRLEAVRKAIAKQQMVADKNEDLDVFGIADDELEASVQVFYVRKGRVVGRKGFILDKVEELTPGKMIDRILESMYGEEPVVGVPKQVLVPYEPDDRETYEQWLEMIRGSRVQVRVPQRGDKRSLLETVTRNAKEEFTRHRMRRATDHNTRSRALTELQHALDLPEAPLRIECYDMAHLQGTDYVGSMVVLEDGLPAKREYRRFKVNTVGGEVVGGGSDDYAAMAEVVRRRLQAYLDDRDRPIDERSGPQDEDAPSKQRERKPGKFAYPPQLLLVDGGKGQVSATQRVVEELGLADEIPVAGLAKRFEEVYVPGRSEPIEIARGSEALFMLQRIRDEAHRFANTFHGERRSKRMTVSALDGIPGLGEVRKKKLVKAMGGVNAVKKASLDELQAHSFLPDAVAEAIHTKFHA; this is encoded by the coding sequence ATGAAGCGGCCAGCAGCGGGCACCATCCCGGACGAGCCCGGCTCGTATCAGTTCAAGGACCGGCATGGCCGTGTCATCTACGTCGGCAAGGCGTCGAGCCTCCGGCAACGGCTGTCGAACTACTTCCAGAACCCGAAGAACCTGCACCCGCGTACGGCGCAGATGGTCGAGACCGCCGAGACCGTCGAGTGGACCATCGTCCGCAACGAGGTCGAGGCGCTCATGCTCGAGTACAGCCTCATCAAGGAGCACGACCCGCGCTTCAACGTTCGGTTGCGTGACGACAAGAGCTACCCGTTCCTGGCGGTGACCGCCGACGACCAGTGGCCTCGTGCCGTGGTCATGCGCGGTCGCAAGAAGAAGGGCACGCGGTACTACGGGCCGTACGCCCACGCCTACGCGATCCGCGACACGCTCGACCTGTTGTTGCGGAGCTTCCCGATCCGTACGTGCAGCCAGAACAAGTTCAACGAGCACGAGCGGCTCGGTCGACCGTGCCTGCTGTTCCACATCGAGAAGTGCGCCGGCCCCTGCGTCGGCGAGATCGAGGAGATGGAGTACCGCCAACTCGTCACCGAGCTGTGCCAGTTCCTCGACGGTGACACCGACGAGATCGTCGACCGCTTGGAAGCCGACATGCGCGAGGCGGCCACATCGCTCGAGTTCGAGCAGGCGGCGCGGCTTCGCGACCGTCTCGAGGCGGTCCGCAAGGCGATCGCCAAGCAACAGATGGTGGCCGACAAGAACGAGGACCTCGACGTGTTCGGCATCGCCGACGACGAGCTCGAAGCGTCGGTGCAGGTGTTCTACGTCCGCAAGGGGCGAGTGGTCGGCCGGAAGGGGTTCATCCTCGACAAGGTCGAAGAGCTCACACCCGGCAAGATGATCGACCGCATCCTCGAGTCGATGTACGGCGAGGAGCCGGTGGTCGGCGTGCCGAAGCAGGTCTTGGTGCCCTACGAACCCGACGACCGCGAGACGTACGAGCAGTGGCTCGAGATGATCCGCGGCTCGAGGGTGCAGGTACGCGTCCCGCAGCGTGGCGACAAGCGGTCGTTGCTCGAGACGGTGACGCGTAACGCCAAGGAGGAGTTCACGCGTCACCGGATGCGCCGCGCGACCGATCACAACACGCGCAGTCGTGCGCTCACCGAGTTGCAGCATGCGCTCGACCTCCCCGAAGCGCCGCTGCGGATCGAGTGCTACGACATGGCGCACCTGCAGGGCACCGACTACGTCGGGTCGATGGTGGTGCTCGAAGACGGACTTCCGGCCAAACGCGAGTACCGCCGGTTCAAGGTCAACACGGTCGGCGGCGAGGTGGTCGGTGGTGGGAGCGACGACTACGCGGCGATGGCCGAGGTCGTGCGCCGAAGGCTCCAGGCATATCTCGATGATCGAGATCGACCGATCGACGAGCGCTCCGGGCCGCAGGACGAGGACGCTCCGTCGAAACAGCGCGAGCGAAAGCCCGGCAAGTTCGCGTACCCACCGCAGCTGCTGCTGGTCGACGGTGGCAAAGGACAGGTGTCGGCCACGCAACGGGTCGTCGAAGAACTCGGTCTCGCCGACGAGATCCCGGTCGCCGGGCTGGCCAAGCGGTTCGAAGAGGTCTACGTCCCCGGGCGTTCCGAACCGATCGAGATCGCGCGGGGGAGCGAGGCGCTCTTCATGTTGCAACGCATCCGTGACGAAGCGCACCGATTCGCCAACACCTTCCACGGGGAGCGACGCAGCAAGCGCATGACGGTCAGCGCGCTCGACGGGATTCCTGGGCTCGGCGAGGTCCGGAAGAAGAAGCTCGTCAAAGCGATGGGTGGCGTGAACGCAGTGAAGAAGGCGAGCCTCGACGAACTGCAGGCCCACAGCTTCCTTCCCGACGCCGTCGCCGAAGCGATCCACACCAAGTTCCACGCCTGA
- the uvrA gene encoding excinuclease ABC subunit UvrA, which yields MARNPAEPSATKVAKKAPAAKAAAPKKRAAKRKSDEPQITVRGAREHNLKNVNVELPRDKLVVFTGLSGSGKSSLAFDTIYAEGQRRYVESLSAYARQFLGQMDKPDVDVIDGLSPAISIDQKSASRNPRSTVGTITEVYDYLRLLYARIGVQHCPNHGIELERQTPQQIVDRILTMDEGVRFQVLAPVVRGRKGEYDTLLEDLSGQGYVRAVIDGETVDIDEFLKRDERLAKYENHKIAVVVDRLVLKEGLERRLTDSLEQALTLADGVAEIEIVKRDGEGENEVLVFSQHLACPMCDTSFDEPAPRNFSFNSPYGACAKCDGLGTTFEVDPELIIPDGDVSLADGAIAPWRSAHTQYFTRMLESVANVNDIDLDAPWDQLPAKAQKLILHGVKGKMTVKYKNRYGRSRSYQTEYEGVIPWLRRRHEGSDSEWAREQYEGYMRLVACSACNGARLKPATLAITINGKHISEVCDMSIADSAKFLADLELSERERLIAERVTKEINARLGFLLDVGLDYLTMSRSAGTLAGGEAQRIRLASQIGSGLVGTLYVLDEPSIGLHQRDNQRLIDTLVRLRDLGNTVIVVEHDEETIRESDWIVDIGPGAGEHGGEVVYSGPVKGIEKVKDSITGQYLSGKKSVPVPEARRSQSFDHIEIVGAREHNLQNIDVQIPLGNFVCVTGVSGSGKSSLIRDILLPVLMTKIYKSKIPAGKHKRINGIEHLDKVIDMDQSPIGRTPRSNPATYTGVFDKIRKLYSSTNEAKVRGYLPGRFSFNVKGGRCEACAGDGTIKIEMHFLPDVYVPCEVCKGARFNRDTLDIEFKGKNIAEVLDMPVAEAVDFFANQPGIARYMQTLMDVGLGYVRLGQSAPTLSGGEAQRVKLATELAKRSTGHTIYLLDEPTTGLHMDDVNRLLTVLQRLVDQGNTVLVIEHSLDVIKTADWIIDLGPNGGSGGGTIVAEGPPEHIATVKESHTGHFLRELLPG from the coding sequence ATGGCTCGAAATCCCGCAGAACCGAGCGCCACGAAGGTCGCCAAGAAAGCTCCCGCCGCGAAGGCGGCCGCCCCGAAGAAACGGGCGGCGAAACGTAAGTCCGACGAACCGCAGATCACGGTTCGAGGCGCACGCGAGCACAACCTCAAGAACGTCAACGTCGAGCTCCCGCGCGACAAGCTCGTGGTGTTCACCGGGCTCTCCGGGTCGGGCAAGTCGAGCCTGGCGTTCGACACGATCTACGCCGAAGGTCAGCGTCGCTACGTCGAATCGCTGAGCGCCTACGCCCGCCAGTTCCTCGGGCAGATGGACAAGCCCGACGTCGACGTGATCGATGGGCTGTCGCCGGCGATCTCGATCGACCAGAAGTCGGCGTCACGCAACCCGCGTTCGACCGTCGGCACGATCACCGAGGTCTACGACTACCTGCGACTGCTCTACGCCCGCATCGGGGTGCAGCACTGCCCCAACCACGGCATCGAGTTGGAGCGTCAGACCCCGCAGCAGATCGTCGACCGTATCCTCACGATGGATGAGGGCGTCAGGTTCCAGGTGCTCGCTCCCGTCGTGCGTGGCCGCAAGGGTGAATACGACACGCTGCTCGAAGACCTCTCTGGTCAGGGCTACGTGCGTGCGGTCATCGACGGCGAGACCGTCGACATCGACGAGTTCCTCAAGCGCGACGAACGACTGGCCAAGTACGAGAACCACAAGATCGCCGTCGTCGTCGACCGTCTCGTCCTCAAAGAAGGGCTCGAACGGCGCCTCACCGATTCGCTCGAACAAGCGCTCACGCTCGCCGACGGCGTCGCCGAGATCGAGATCGTCAAGCGCGACGGGGAGGGTGAGAACGAGGTTCTCGTGTTCTCGCAGCACCTCGCGTGCCCGATGTGCGACACCAGCTTCGACGAGCCGGCGCCGCGAAACTTCTCGTTCAACTCGCCGTACGGCGCGTGTGCGAAGTGCGACGGGCTCGGCACCACCTTCGAAGTCGACCCCGAGTTGATCATCCCCGACGGCGACGTCTCGCTCGCCGACGGCGCGATCGCCCCGTGGCGCAGCGCGCACACCCAGTACTTCACGCGGATGCTCGAGTCGGTGGCCAACGTCAACGACATCGACCTCGACGCGCCATGGGATCAACTGCCGGCCAAAGCCCAGAAGCTCATCCTGCACGGGGTGAAGGGCAAGATGACCGTCAAGTACAAGAACCGCTACGGACGCTCCCGCTCGTACCAGACCGAGTACGAAGGCGTCATCCCGTGGCTTCGTCGTCGCCACGAAGGCAGCGACTCCGAGTGGGCCCGCGAGCAGTACGAGGGCTACATGCGTCTCGTCGCGTGCTCGGCGTGCAACGGCGCCCGCCTCAAGCCGGCCACGTTGGCGATCACGATCAACGGCAAGCACATCTCCGAGGTGTGCGACATGTCGATCGCCGATTCGGCCAAGTTCCTCGCCGACCTCGAACTCAGCGAACGCGAGCGGCTGATCGCCGAGCGCGTCACGAAGGAGATCAACGCCCGACTCGGGTTCCTCCTCGACGTCGGCCTCGACTACCTCACCATGTCTCGCTCGGCCGGCACCCTCGCCGGCGGCGAAGCGCAACGCATCCGTCTGGCATCGCAGATCGGTTCCGGACTCGTCGGCACGCTCTACGTCCTCGACGAACCGTCGATCGGACTCCACCAGCGCGACAACCAGCGCCTGATCGACACCTTGGTGCGATTGCGCGACCTCGGCAACACGGTCATCGTCGTCGAGCACGACGAAGAGACGATCCGCGAGTCCGACTGGATCGTCGACATCGGCCCCGGTGCGGGCGAGCACGGGGGAGAGGTCGTGTACTCGGGGCCGGTCAAGGGCATCGAGAAGGTCAAGGACTCCATCACCGGCCAGTACCTGTCGGGCAAGAAGTCGGTGCCGGTTCCGGAGGCACGTCGCTCACAGTCGTTCGATCACATCGAGATCGTCGGGGCCCGCGAACACAACCTGCAGAACATCGACGTGCAGATCCCGCTCGGCAACTTCGTGTGCGTCACGGGTGTGTCGGGGTCGGGCAAGTCGTCGCTCATCCGAGACATCCTGCTGCCGGTGCTGATGACGAAGATCTACAAGTCGAAGATCCCGGCGGGCAAGCACAAGCGCATCAACGGCATCGAACACCTCGACAAGGTCATCGACATGGACCAGTCACCGATCGGCCGGACGCCGCGCTCCAACCCGGCCACCTACACCGGCGTTTTCGACAAGATCCGCAAGCTCTACTCGAGCACCAACGAGGCCAAGGTCCGCGGGTATCTGCCCGGACGCTTCTCGTTCAACGTCAAGGGCGGGCGCTGCGAAGCGTGTGCTGGTGACGGCACGATCAAGATCGAGATGCACTTCCTGCCCGACGTGTACGTGCCGTGCGAGGTCTGCAAGGGCGCTCGGTTCAACCGAGACACACTCGACATCGAGTTCAAGGGCAAGAACATCGCCGAGGTGCTCGACATGCCGGTCGCCGAAGCGGTCGACTTCTTCGCCAACCAACCCGGCATCGCTCGCTACATGCAGACACTCATGGACGTCGGCCTCGGCTACGTCCGGCTCGGTCAGTCGGCGCCCACGTTGTCGGGTGGCGAGGCGCAGCGCGTCAAGCTGGCCACCGAACTGGCGAAGCGGTCGACCGGCCACACGATCTATCTGCTCGACGAGCCGACGACCGGGTTGCACATGGACGACGTCAACCGACTGCTCACCGTGCTGCAGCGGCTCGTCGATCAGGGCAACACGGTGCTCGTCATCGAACACAGCCTCGACGTGATCAAGACGGCCGACTGGATCATCGACCTCGGCCCCAACGGCGGGTCGGGCGGTGGCACGATCGTCGCCGAGGGGCCACCCGAGCACATCGCCACGGTGAAGGAGAGCCACACCGGGCACTTCCTTCGCGAGTTGCTGCCGGGCTGA